CGCGGGGGGCGCGGGCACTCACCGTGCCCCGCAAGGGGCGCGGGGAACTGCGCGACCAGCCCCCACCCACCCGCACCCGAAAACGCACCCCCGGGGTCCAAGGGGCGGAGCCCCTTGAAGGGACGGGAAGGGTAGGGGCGGCGGGGGCGAAAACCCCCACCGCACCCACCCCCCCCACGCACCCACCCTCACCTCTCCAACAACATCCGCTGCAACTCCCGAGCGGCCCGCGGCGGAGCCACATCACTCCGGTGCGCCAGCGCGATGGTCCGGTACAGCCCCGGCGAAGCCAGGGGTGTCACCCGAAGCCCACGCCCCGACCGCGCGGCAACCATCCGCGGCACCACAGCCACCCCCAACCCCGCCCGCACAAACCCCAGCACCGCATCCATCTCACCCCCCTCCACCGCGAAGTCCGGCTCGAACCCCTCCGCCCGGCACGCCGCCACCGTCAGCTCCCGCAGGTCGTACCCGTGCCGGAACATCACCAGCCGCTCACCCGCCAGCTCCGCCACCCGCACCGCCCGCCCCCGCCCCTGCCCCCCGCCCGGCCGGGGCGCATCCGGCGAGGAGACGACCACCAGGTCCTCCCGCAACAGCTCCACCGTCGTCAACGCCGGGGACGGCGACGGCAACGGCAGCACCACCAGCGCCAGATCCAGCGCCCCACGCGCCAGCTCCCGTACGAGATCGTGCGAGCCCCCCTCCTCGATCAGCAGCCGGATCCCCGGATAGCGGTCGTGGAAGGCGCGCAGTACGTCCGGCAGCAACCCCGTGCACACACTCGGCGTCGCCCCGAGCCGCACCCGCCCGGCCCGCAGCTGCACCAGCTCCTGCACCTCGTGCCGCGCGGTCTCCGCGTCGGCGAGGATGCGCCGGGCCAGCGGCAGCAGCGCCTCGCCGGCGTCGGTGAGCGTGATGTTGCCCCGCGCCCGGAGGAAAAGATCCGCGCCCAGCTCCCGCTCCAGCGACTTGATCTGCTGCGACAGCGAGGGCTGGGCCACGTGCACGAGATCGGCGGCCCGGGTGAAGTGCCGGGTCTCGGCGACGGCCACGAAGTACTGGAGCTGCTGGAACTGCACCCCGCCAGCATACGACCGGAATAGGCGCCGCCTATCGAATCCAGCCGTTCCATGTCTTGGACCGATGGGGCCCTTCGGCCCTAGCGTCATGTTCATGGCTCTGGCAACGCGGACGGACCGACGACCGTCCATGACGCGCACGGTGTGGGACAGCTCCGTCGGCAAGAAGACGGTCATGGCCGTCAGCGGGCTGATCATGCTGCTGTACCTGGTCGTCCACATGATCGGAAATCTGAAGATCTACTTCGGGGCGGCCGAGTTCAACCACTACGCCCACTGGCTGCGCACCGTCGGCGAGCCGTTCATGCACTACGAGTGGACGCTGTGGGTCATCCGCGTCGTCCTCGTCGTCGCCATCGTCGCGCACGCCGTCTCCGCGTACCAGCTCAGCCGCCGCGACCTGAAGGCGCGGCCCAGCAAGTACGTGCACAAGAAGGCCCGTTCGAGCTACGCCACCCGCACCATGAGGTGGGGCGGGATCATCCTCGGCCTGTTCATCGTCTGGCACCTCCTGGACCTGACCACCGGCACCGTGCACTCCGGCGGCTTCCAGGAGGGACACCCGTACCAGAACGTGGTGGACACCTTCTCCACCTGGTACGGCAACGTCATCTACATCGTCGCGATGCTCGCGCTCGGCCTGCACATCCGGCACGGCTTCTGGAGCGCCGCACAGACCCTGGGCGCCGGCAGCCGCACCCGCGACCGCGCCCTCAAGACCGTCGCCAACGTCCTCGCGCTGCTGCTCACGGCCGGCTTCCTCGCCGTCCCCGTGGGCGTCATGACCGGAGTGGTGAGCTGACCGTGAACCCGTCGCATTCCCCGACCCCCGACACCGGCCGCACCGGCTACCTCGACTACACCACAGGTGAGCCCGTCGCCGACACCAAGGCGCCCGCGGGACCGATCAACGAGCGCTGGGACACCCGCCGTTTCCAGGCCAAGCTGGTCAACCCCGCCAACCGGCGCGGCAAGACCGTCATCGTCGTCGGCACCGGACTGGCCGGCGGCTCGGCCGGGGCCACGCTCGCCGAACAGGGCTACCACGTCGTCCAGTTCTGCTATCAGGACTCCCCGCGCCGCGCCCACTCCATCGCCGCGCAGGGCGGTATCAACGCCGCCAAGAACTACCGCAACGACGGCGACTCCATCCACCGGCTGTTCTACGACACCGTCAAGGGCGGCGACTTCCGCTCCCGCGAGTCCAACGTCCACCGCCTCGCGCAGATCTCCGTCGAGATCATCGACCAGTGCGTCGCCCAGGGCGTGCCGTTCGCCCGTGAGTACGGCGGTCTGCTCGACACCCGCTCCTTCGGCGGCGTCCAGGTCTCCCGTACGTTCTACGCCCGCGGCCAGACGGGCCAGCAGCTCCTCCTCGGCGCCTACCAGGCGCTCAGCAGGCAGATCGCGGCCGGGAACATCGAGATGCACCCGCGCACCGAGATGCTCGACCTCATCGTGATCGACGGCAAGGCGCGCGGGATCGTCGCCCGCGATCTGATCACCGGCGCGATCTCCACCTACTTCGCGGACGCCGTCGTCCTCGCCTCCGGCGGCTACGGCAACGTCTTCTACCTCTCCACCAACGCGATGAACTCCAACGCGACCGCGATCTGGCGGGCGCACCGGCGGGGCGCGTACTTCGCCAACCCCTGCTTCACCCAGATCCACCCCACCTGCATCCCGCGCACCGGCGACCACCAGTCCAAGCTGACCCTGATGAGCGAGTCGCTGCGCAACGACGGCCGTATCTGGGTGCCGAAGGCCAAGGGCGACACCCGCCCGCCGAACGAGATCCCCGAGGCCGAGCGCGACTACTACCTGGAGCGGATCTACCCCTCCTTCGGCAACCTCGTCCCCCGTGACATCGCCTCCCGCGCCGCGAAGAACGTGTGCGACGAGGGCAGGGGAGTGGGCCCCGGGGGCCAGGGCGTCTACCTGGACTTCGCGGACGCGATCAAGCGCATGGGCCGGGGGGCCGTCGAGGCCAAGTACGGCAACCTCTTCGACATGTACCAGCGGATCACCGACGAGGATCCGTACCAGGTGCCCATGCGGATCTACCCCGCCGTGCACTACACGATGGGCGGGCTGTGGGTCGACTACGACCTCCAGACCACGATCCCGGGCCTGTTCGCGGTCGGCGAGGCCAACTTCTCCGACCACGGCGCCAACCGGCTCGGCGCCTCCGCACTGATGCAGGGCCTGGCCGACGGCTACTTCGTGCTCCCCGCCACCATCAACGACTACCTCGCCCGCAACCCGCACGCGGAGCCGGTCACCGAGGACCACCCCGTGGTGCAGGAGGTGCTCGCCGAGACCGAGGACCGGCTCCATCTGCTCCTCGCCGTCGACGGCGACCGCACCCCCGACTCCTTCCACCGCGAACTCGGCGAACTCCTGTGGGAGTTCTGCGGCATGGCCCGCACCGACGAGGGCCTGCGCAAGGCGCTCGACCGGATCCCCGCCCTCCGCGACGAGTTCTGGCGGCGGATCAAGGTCCCCGGCACCGGCGAGGAGTTCAACCAGTCGCTGGAGAAGGCCAACCGCATCGTCGACTACCTGGAGCTCGCCGAGCTGATGTGCCTCGACGCGCTGCACCGCGCCGAGTCCTGCGGCGGCCACTTCCGCGAGGAGTCCCAGACCCCCGACGGCGAGGCCGCCCGCCGGGACGAGGAGTTCGGGTACGCCGCCGCCTGGGAGTTCACCGGCACCGGCGAGGCACCCGCCCTGCACAAGGAAGACCTCGTCTTCGAGTACGTCCACCCCACCCAGCGGAGCTACGCATGAGGCTCACCCTGCGCGTCTGGCGGCAGAAGAACGCCGACGCCGACGGCGCCATGTCCACGTACGAGGTGGACGGCATCTCCTCCGACATGTCCTTCCTGGAGATGCTCGACACCCTCAACGAGGAACTCATCCTCAAGGGCGAGGACCCCGTCGCCTTCGACCACGACTGCCGCGAGGGCATCTGCGGCGCCTGCTCGCTCGTCATCAACGGCGACGCACACGGTCCCGAGCGCACCACCACCTGCCAGCTCCACATGCGGGCGTTCCGGGACGGCGACACCATCGACATCGAGCCGTGGCGGGCCGCCGCGTTCCCGGTCGTGAAGGACCTCGTCGTCGACCGGTCCGCCTTCGACCGGATCATCCAGGCCGGCGGCTACGTCACCGCGCCCACCGGAGCCGCCCCCGAGGCCCATGCCACGCCGGTGCCCAAGGCCGACGCCGACTTCGCCTTCGAGCACGCCGAGTGCATCGGCTGCGGCGCGTGCGTGGCCGCCTGCCCCAACGGCGCGGCCATGCTGTTCACCTCCGCGAAGATCAACCACCTGAACGTGCTGCCGCAGGGCGCCCCCGAGCGGGAGACCCGGGTGCTGGACATGGTGGCGCGGATGGACGACGAGGGCTTCGGCGGCTGCACCCTGGCCGGCGAGTGCGCGACCGCGTGCCCCAAGGGCATCCCGCTGATGTCGATCACCAGCATGAACAAGGAGTGGCTGCGGGCGACCCGCAAGGCCGCGAAGCGGTAGCGGCGGGAGCGCACCGAGAGGACGTTCGCCGAGTGGCGGACGGGCGGGGCCGGGAGTGGTGCTCCCCGGCCCCGCCTCGTATGCGGGGCCCTGCCTCGTACGTCCGGGAGCCTTTTCGTACTGCGGGGCGCGTGGCGTTCAACAAGCCCACACCCGCGCTCCCGGCTCAGGTCACGTGGACGCCAACCGGCGTCGGGACAACAGGAGCGGCGGACCGCGGCCACGCGGCCCCGCCCACGTCCCCGCCGACCCGGCCCGCGACCAGGAGACAGCCATGACCGGCGTCACCACGCTTCCCCGCTCCCCGCACCCCGCCACCCCCCTCCGCTACCTCGTCACCCTCGCCCGGGACGAGGCCGACGTCCGCGCCGCCCAGCGGCTGCGGTACGACGTCTTCGCCGGCGAGACGGGCGCCCTGCTCAGCACCCCGCAGCCCGGGCACGACATCGACCCCTTCGACGCGTACTGCGACCACCTCCTCGTCCGCGAGACCACCACCGGCGAGGTCGTCGGCACCTACCGGCTGCTGCCGCCGGAGCGCGCGGCGGTGGCCGGACGGCTGTACGGCGAGGGCGAGTTCGACCTCGCCCCGCTCGACGCGATCCGCCCCGGGCTGGTCGAGGTGGGCCGCTCCTGCGTCCACCCGGACCACCGCGACGGCGCGGTCATCGGCCTCATCTGGGCGGGCATCGCCCGCTACATGACCGACCGCGGCCACGAGTGGCTGGCCGGCTGCTGCTCGCTCCCCCTCGCCGACGGCGGCACCCTCGCGTCGGCGACGTGGAACCGGGTCCGGACCAGGAACCTGGCACCGGAGGAGTACCGGGTGCGGCCGCTGCTGCCGTGGGTACCGAAGGCGGGCTCGGCGGCCGGTGAGGTCGGGACGACGGAGGCCGGGGGGCGGCGGGAGCTGCCCGCGTTGCTGCGGGGCTATCTGCGGCTCGGGGCCTGGGTGTGCGGGGAGCCCGCACACGATCCCGACTTCGGGGTCGCCGATCTGTACGTGCTGCTGTCCATGCGCCGGGTCGACCCGCGCTATCTGCGGCACTTCCTCTCCCTCCTCCCCGCCTCCGCACCGGCCGCCTGATGTCCGGCGGCTGGCTGCCCGTGGCCCCCTGCACCCCCGGGGCGTGCGTAGGGCGGGCGGCGCCGGACGCGACCGTCCCGCTGCCGCGGGCCGTGCTGCGGCTCGCGGCGGTGGTGGCCGTGGTCGCGGCCGGTGTCGTCCTGCTTCCGCTCGGGCGGTGGGTGCCGGCGGCGGTCGTACGGGGCTGGTGCCGGGCCGTCGTACGGGCGGCCGGGGTGCGGGTCCGCGTCACCGGCGGGCCCGTGCCCGACGGGGGTGTACTGGTCGTCGCCCACCACACGTCCTGGCTCGACGTGCCGCTGCTCGCCGCGCTCCGCCCGGCGCGGATGCTCGCCAAGGCGGAGATACGGCGGTGGCCGGTGGCGGGTGCGCTCGCGGCGCGCGGGGGGACGCTGTTCCTCGAACGGGACCGGCTGCGGGCGCTGCCCGGGGCGGTCGCGGCGGTCGCGGGGGCGCTGCGGGAGGGGGCGGCGGTGGTCGCCTTCCCGGAGGGGAGCACATGGTGCGGGCGGGAGCGGGGGGTGTTCCGGCGGGCGGTGTTCCAGGCGGCGCTGGACGCGGGGGTGCCGGTGCAGCCGGTGCGGATTCGGTACGGGCCGGTGGGGGGCGGGGTGGCGTCGGCGGCGGCGTTCGTCGGGGACGACACGTTGGTGGCTTCGGTGTGGCGGGTGGTGGGGGTGCGGGGGTTGGTGGCCGAGGTGGGGGTGCGGGGGCTGGTGACGGGGGGTTCGGATTCCGACCGGGGATCGCTGGCGGGGGCGGCACAGCGTGCGCTGGGCTGACGGCGAGTTTCCTCGCCCCCGCCGCCCCTACCCTTCCCGTCCCTTCAAGGGGCTCCGCCCCTTGGACCCCCGCACGGGGCTTCGCCCCGTTTCGCGCAGTTCCCCGCGCCCCTAAAAGGGGCGCGGGGAACTGCGCAATCTTTTAGCGGGGTCCGGGGGCGCAGCCCCCGGGGACGGGACGGGTAGGGGCGGCGGGGGCGGACAAACCCACCGCTCGCGCCAGCCGGGCGTAGGAGTCCGTCAGCGCCGCACGCCCGTGCGTGCTCGTCGTCACCAGGACCTCGTCCGCGCCCGTCTCCTTCACCACCCCCGCCAGCTCCTCCACGACCTCCTCCGCCGTCCCGGCGACATGCCCCCGCAACCCCGCCTCGTACAGCTCCCGCTCCTTCCCCGTCATGACCCGCCCCTCCACCGCCTCCACCGTCGGCAACGGAGGAAACGTCCCCCGCGTCCGGGCGTACGCCATCGCCCACGCCTCCGGAAGCAGCAGCCGCCGCGCCTCGGCGGCCGTGGCCGCCACCGCCACCGTCCCCGAGATCACCACGTACGGCCGCTCGGCCCACCCCGAGGGCCGGAACAGCGCCCGGTACCGCTCGACACCGCGCAGCATCCGCTGCCGGTCCCGCAGATCGCCGACGACCATCGGCAGCCCCGCCCGCGCCGCGATCTCCGCCCCCTCGCCCATGGCGAGGACGAACGGGGGCACCGCCAGCCCCTCCGAGGGACGCGCGTGCACCCCCGTGGGGGAGGTGCCGCGGAACCAGCCGAGCAGCTCCGCCAGCTGCTCCGCGAAGTCGTCGGCGTCCCCCCTGCCCACGCCCAGCGCCCGCCGCACCCCGTCCGTGAAGCCGACCGACCGGCCGAGACCCATGTCGATCCGCCCGGGGAACAGCGACTCCAGCACCCCGCACTGCTCGGCCACCACCAGCGGCCGGTGGTTGGGCAGCATCACCCCTCCCGTGCCGACCCGGATCGTCGCCGTCGCCGCGGCGACGGCCGCCGCCAGCACGGTCGGCGCGGAGCCCGCGACCCCGGGCACGCCGTGGTGCTCGGCGACCCAGAAGCGGTGGAAACCGAGCCGCTCCGCCTCGCGCGCCAGCTCCACCGTGTCCCGCAGCGCCTCACCCGCGTCGTGCCCCTCCCGGATCCGCGACCGGTCGAGCACGGAGAACCTGATACCTGCCAAAACCGAGCTGCTCACACAGGGTTCAACACGACAGCGGCCCCCTGATTCCCGGCCCGCGCCCCCGTCCCCGCCCCCGCATCCGCACCCGCATCCCGCGCCGCGGAAAAATGCGGTGCCCCTGCCCCGCCCCGCTCCCTACACTCCAGGCACACCACATCGCACCGCACTCGGCGGTGCGTCGACGAACGAGGGGAGCCGGCCGTGCGTGACCGCACCGCTGTTCTCGCTCCCCGGGCGCGGTACGAGGTGATCCTCGTGTCCCCGCCGCTCCGGTGCCCGCCGCGCGGCCGGCTCCGGACACCCGTGACGCACGTCTGAACACGCCCGCACCCCGCACCCGCACACCCGGCCCCGTGCACCCGGCCGGTGTCGTGCCGTGCCCCGCCGTGCCGTGCCCCGCCGTGCCGTCCCGGGAATCGCGCGCCCTCCGTCAACCGACCGGATCGTTCCCGAAGGGCCAGGCCGTGCGAAGCCTCCCGAACCGTCAGACCACCCGCCCGCTCGATCCCCGCGGCCCCCTCGCCGCCGTCCGCAACCTCGGCATCCTCGCCCACGTCGACGCCGGCAAGACCACGCTGACCGAGCGGATCCTGTACGCCACCGGCACCACGCACAAGCGCGGCGAGGTGCACGAGGGCACCACCGTCACCGACTTCGACCCGCAGGAGCGCGACCGCGGCATCACCATCTTCGCCGCGGCCGTCAGCTGCGCCTGGGACGGTCACCGGATCAACCTCATCGACACGCCCGGCCACGTCGACTTCGCCGACGAGGTCACCCGCTCCCTGCGGGTGCTCGACGGAGCCGTCGCGGTGTTCGACGCCGTCGCCGGTGTCGAACCGCAGAGCGAGTCGGTGTGGCGTCAGGCCGACCGGTACGGCGTCCCGCGCCTCGCCTTCGTCAACAAGCTCGACCGGGCGGGCGCCGACCTCGACCGGGCGGTGGCCTCCATCCGGGAGCGGCTGCACCCGGCGCCGCTGGTCGTGCAGTTGCCGATCGGCGCGGAGGACGGCTTCACCGGCGTCGTCGACCTGGTGCGGATGCGGGCGCTTCGCTGGGCGGACGGCCGGGACGGCGCCGCGACGGGGCCCGTGCCGGAGGAGCTGCGGGCCGAGGCGGAGCGGCGGCGCCGGCTCCTGGAGGAGACGGTCGCCGGGCTCCACCCGGCCGCGCTGGAGGAGTTCTGCGACCTCTCCCGGCTGAGCGAGGCCACCCTGACCGCGGCCCTGCGCGACCTGACCCGCGGCGGGGACGGCGTGGTGGTGCTGTGCGGCTCGGCCTACCGCAACCGCGGGATCGAACCGCTGCTCGACGCCGTCACCGCCTACCTGCCCTCGCCGGCCGACGTGCCGCCGGTGCGCGGCACGCACGACGGGGCCGAGCGGGAGCGGCCCGCCGACCCCGAAGCGCCGTTCGCCGCCCTGGTGTTCAAGGTGAGCGCCGGCACCACCGGCCGGCTGACCTTCCTGCGCGTGTACGCGGGAACCATGGAGAAGGGAGGAACCGTGTGGGACGCCACCACCGGCCGCACCGAGCGGATCGCGCGCATCCTGCGCGTGCACGCCGACCGGCACGCGCCGCTGGACCGTGCCGTGGCCGGGGACATCGTCGCCGTCACCGGGCTGAAGTCGGTCCGCCCGGGCACGACCCTCTGCGCGCCCGACGCCCCGCTGCTCCTGGAACCGCCGGGCACCACCGAGCCCGTCGTCTCCGTGGCCGTGGAGGCCCGCCGGCGCACCGACACCGGCCGGCTGGCCTCCGCCCTGGCCCGGCTGGCGGAGGAGGACCCCTCCCTGGCCCTGCGGAGCGACCCCGAGACCGGGCAGACCCTGCTGTCCGGCATGGGGGAACTGCATCTGGAGGTCGCCGTGGAGAAGGTCCGCCGCGACCACGGCCTGGAGGTGGCCGTGGGCCGGCCGCGGGTGGCGTACCGGGAGACCCTCGCCCGGCCGGTGCCGGGGCTGGTGTACCGGCACGTCAAACAGGACGGCGGGGCGGGCCAGTTCGCCCATGTCGTGCTGGACGTGGCCCCGCTGGCGGAGACCGGTGACGGCCCGGCGGGCTTCGCGTTCGCTTCGACGGCCGTCGGCGGGCGCGTGCCGCAGGAGTACGTGCGCGCGGTGGAGGCCGGGTGCCGGGACGCCCTCGCCGAGGGCCCGCTCGGCGGTCACCCGGTGGCCGGGGTGCGCGTGACGCTGACGGACGGGGCGACCCACCCGAAGGACTCCTCGGAGATGGCCTTCCGCACGGCCGGCCGTTTCGCGCTGCGCGAGGCGCTCCGGCGGGCGCGGGACACGGGGGCGATGCTGCTCCTCGAACCGGTCGCCGAGGTCACGGTCACCGTGCCGGAGGAGGCCGCGGGCGGGGTGCTGGGCGACCTGGCCGCCCGGCGCGGCCGGGTGTCGCGGTCGGCCGTGACCGCGGGGACGACCGGGGGAGCGGGCACCGCCGTGGTGACCGCCACCGTGCCGCTCGCCGAGCTGTCCGGCTACGCCACGGCGCTGCGCAGCCGTACCCGGGGGCGCGGCACGTTCACCACCCGGCCGCTCGGGTACGCCCCGGTACCGGCGGCGGTGTCGGCGGCGGCACCGGCACCCGGCACGCGCTGAGGACGTCGCCTCTCCGATGCTTTTGTCGCTTTGATGTGTAAATGAGGTGATTCACGAAACCCTAGTGACAGCGTTCGACCCGATATGACCGAATGGCGAACGCCGAATCTCTGTCTCACGCAAGGGGATGGTGGTATGGCTTCCACCGAGTATCTGACCGACGACACGACCGAGGTGCGCGGCACGGAGGTCGAGGCCGCACTGGCACCGGCCGAGGCCGACGGGTACTACCGGGACAGCCGTGAGTGCGCGGCGCTCGCCCTGTCCGGCGGGTCGACCAGCCTGCTGCTCTCGCCGCCGACGCCGCGGCCGAAGAAGGGCTGACGGAGGCAGCCGATGGAGGAATCCGCCACCTCGACGCCCTTGCGGGGCGCGGTGCGCGACCTCACGACCGCCGTGGTCTCCGCTCTGAGGAGCGGAGGCCCCGCGCGGCCGTATCTGCGCACCGGGCAGGGCGAGGCCGCCCTCGCCGCCGTCCGGGTCCTGGGTGCCGACGCGCTGCTGCCGAGCGTGCTGCTCGGCACGCCGCCCGCGCCTGAGGACCTCGTCACCTACCGCGAGGCCCTGAAGGCCTACCCGCCGCCCCCCGGCGCCGCCCCCGCCTCCGTGTGGAGCCACCGCGCGATGGCCCGCACCCTGCACCGATTCGACCCCGGCCCGCCACAACTGCCGGAGCCCGCACCCGAACCCGGCACCGAGGGCCTGCGGGCCGCCCCCTGGCAGACCCTCACCCACCAGCTCGCCGTCCTGGCCCCGCTCGCGGTGCCCGGCGCCGACTGCCCGGTGGCCCGCGTCGCCCGGGACCGCCCGGTGGACCTGGCCCGCGGCTTCGTCCGCGCGGTGCGCCGCCGCGACTGGCCGCAGGCGGCCGGTGCCGGACGGTGGCTCACCCTGCTCGACGGGGTCCCCGACACGCTGGGCCTGGAACCCGGACTGCGGTTCGTCGCCCAGATGGCCGGGGAGGAGCCGCGCGTGACGCTCCACCTGGAGGCGGCCCGGCTGCTGCGCACGGGGGCGGCGGCATGACACGTACGACACCGCCGGTGGTCCGGGAGAGCCCGGCCAGCCGCGTCGGGGCCGCCGCACTGTCATGGGTGTCCGCCCACCGGGAGGGGTTCGCGCTCGACGCGCGGGCCCTCTCCGCGGACGGCGACGTCAACACCAGCTGGAAACCCCTCGGTGAACTCGCCCAGGTCTGCGGCCTCGTCCGCGACCGCACCGACCCGGCCGACCCCCGCCACCGCACCGCCGCGGACCTGCTCGGCTTCGCCTGGCGGCAGACCGGCGACGGCCGCCTGTTCACCGCCCTCCAGCGGCTCGAACCCTTCGCCACCTACCCGCTGGAGGTCTACGCCGCCTTCGCCTCGGCCGGGCTGCGCGAGCCCGGGTACGAGCGCGCCGCCGCCACCGTCGCCGGCACCCGCGGCTGGCGGGCCACCGAACAGGACCCCAACCGGCGGCTCGGGATCCTCAACTCCGAGCGCCGCGGCGGCCTGACGCGCCACGGACCCGTCGCACCCGCCCTGCGCCGCACCTGGCTCGGCGCGCTGCCCGAGCCGTGGACCTTCGAGCGCGCCGCCGGATACACGCTCACCCACGTCGTCTTCCACCTCACCGACTGGGGCCGCGCCCCCGACGGCGTACCGCCCGACCTCGCCGGCTACCTCGGCCACTGGCTCCCGCCCTGGCTCGACACCTGCCTCGAGGGCCGGCAGTGGGACCTCGCCTGCGAGTTGACGGCGGTCGCGGTGAGCCTGCCGACGGCCCCCGACCGCGCGCTGCTGCACGACGCCTGGACACGCCTCGCGGCCGCCCAGCACGCCGACGGGGCACTGCCCGAGACCGGGGGCACCGCCGGCGCCCCCGCCCCGTCGGGCTTCCGTGGCTGCTACCACTCCACCCTCATGGCCGCCTTCGCCGCCGCCCTCACCGTCGCCCGCCTCGACGACGAGAACACCCCCGCCCCGACGGTACCCGCGACCCCAAGGAGCACGCCGCGATGACCAGCACCCGCCTCGTGCACGACGTCGGGGTCCGCGCCATCGAGTGGCTGCACGCCCACCGTGACGGCTTCCGGCTCGAACCCGACGTCGACCCCGAGACCGGCTTCCTGGAGCGGTTCAAGCCGGTCGGCGAACTCGCCCTGATCTGCGCCGTGCTGTTCCGCGAGGGCGTGGCCGGCTCCCGCCAGGCCAAGCTCGCCCGCCAGCTCCTCGACCACGCCTGGCGCCACACCCTGGACGGCGGCCGGATGCTGGTGCGCGGCCGGCGCGTCGAGCCGATCTCGCCCATCCCCTTCGAGGTGTACCTCCCCTTCCGCGAACTCGGCTACCGCCACCCGGAGGTGGAGGCGGCGGCCCGCCTCCACCACGGGCTCACGAGCACCGAGGCGTTCGCGATGACACCCACCCGCCGGCTCGGACTCTCCGCGTTCCAGCGCCGGTTCGGGCTCCCGCCGCGCCCGCCGGAGGCCGAGGTCGTCGGCCGCACCTGGCTGGGCCGTACCCCCGAACCGTGGACCGTCGAGGGACACATCGCCTACGACGTCACGCACACCGTCTTCCACCTCACCGACTGGGGCGAGCGCCCCGACGGGCTGCCGCCCCGCCTCGCCGACTATCTCGCCACCTGGCTCCCGGTCTGGCTCGACGACTGGCTGGACCTCCAACGCTGGGACCTGCTCGGCGAGTTGCTCGTCGTCGACGCCTGTCTGCCCCGGCCCACGCTCGACGAACGGGCCTGGGCGGGCTTCGCCGCCGCCCAGCAGCCCGACGGCGCCATGCCCGCCCTGCGCACCATGCCCGAGGGCGACCCCGAGGACGTCTTCG
The DNA window shown above is from Streptomyces sp. NBC_00670 and carries:
- the fusA gene encoding elongation factor G codes for the protein MRSLPNRQTTRPLDPRGPLAAVRNLGILAHVDAGKTTLTERILYATGTTHKRGEVHEGTTVTDFDPQERDRGITIFAAAVSCAWDGHRINLIDTPGHVDFADEVTRSLRVLDGAVAVFDAVAGVEPQSESVWRQADRYGVPRLAFVNKLDRAGADLDRAVASIRERLHPAPLVVQLPIGAEDGFTGVVDLVRMRALRWADGRDGAATGPVPEELRAEAERRRRLLEETVAGLHPAALEEFCDLSRLSEATLTAALRDLTRGGDGVVVLCGSAYRNRGIEPLLDAVTAYLPSPADVPPVRGTHDGAERERPADPEAPFAALVFKVSAGTTGRLTFLRVYAGTMEKGGTVWDATTGRTERIARILRVHADRHAPLDRAVAGDIVAVTGLKSVRPGTTLCAPDAPLLLEPPGTTEPVVSVAVEARRRTDTGRLASALARLAEEDPSLALRSDPETGQTLLSGMGELHLEVAVEKVRRDHGLEVAVGRPRVAYRETLARPVPGLVYRHVKQDGGAGQFAHVVLDVAPLAETGDGPAGFAFASTAVGGRVPQEYVRAVEAGCRDALAEGPLGGHPVAGVRVTLTDGATHPKDSSEMAFRTAGRFALREALRRARDTGAMLLLEPVAEVTVTVPEEAAGGVLGDLAARRGRVSRSAVTAGTTGGAGTAVVTATVPLAELSGYATALRSRTRGRGTFTTRPLGYAPVPAAVSAAAPAPGTR
- a CDS encoding DUF6895 family protein, which gives rise to MTRTTPPVVRESPASRVGAAALSWVSAHREGFALDARALSADGDVNTSWKPLGELAQVCGLVRDRTDPADPRHRTAADLLGFAWRQTGDGRLFTALQRLEPFATYPLEVYAAFASAGLREPGYERAAATVAGTRGWRATEQDPNRRLGILNSERRGGLTRHGPVAPALRRTWLGALPEPWTFERAAGYTLTHVVFHLTDWGRAPDGVPPDLAGYLGHWLPPWLDTCLEGRQWDLACELTAVAVSLPTAPDRALLHDAWTRLAAAQHADGALPETGGTAGAPAPSGFRGCYHSTLMAAFAAALTVARLDDENTPAPTVPATPRSTPR
- a CDS encoding DUF6895 family protein, whose translation is MTSTRLVHDVGVRAIEWLHAHRDGFRLEPDVDPETGFLERFKPVGELALICAVLFREGVAGSRQAKLARQLLDHAWRHTLDGGRMLVRGRRVEPISPIPFEVYLPFRELGYRHPEVEAAARLHHGLTSTEAFAMTPTRRLGLSAFQRRFGLPPRPPEAEVVGRTWLGRTPEPWTVEGHIAYDVTHTVFHLTDWGERPDGLPPRLADYLATWLPVWLDDWLDLQRWDLLGELLVVDACLPRPTLDERAWAGFAAAQQPDGAMPALRTMPEGDPEDVFDIVYHPTLVAAFASVLATSRSLSRLAGATA